In Cyprinus carpio isolate SPL01 chromosome A5, ASM1834038v1, whole genome shotgun sequence, the sequence ttaaacacaaatattgcccagttttttatctaaaatatggTATTCCAAAAGTTGCAAAAAAGCATTACTAAACTGCccctgtgaaaaagaagtacacatGCTTTAATAAAAGGAGGATAATGTAAAGAATCTACTTAAGTGTGAACATAGTGCATGTTTACTgcaattatattgtattttaaaaaaaatatattttagttaacatttatattaaatacaattagctCAACTTAAGattgttttatgtaatttcataattacttccgGTCTTTGAAATGTGGTTAAAGTGTATTGCAGAATGTACCATttacaataaactaaaatatattttaatataatttctattaaatcttgaaatgtatttaaatacatgtaattgCACATTTGCAATGATGTAATTCCAATTTGGTGcatgtaaaattttttaaatttaaatgaaatattgaatAATTCTAcagttaaaatactttatatgtgCTTCAGTATGTTAGtccatacataaaataaatgtactgtaaagcattaaaataaccaaacatactttacagtaaaacttttaacttgacattattatattattgtactcttttaaatacacttaaattgactttttttcagtaatattataatacataaaatttttaaaatatactttacgattttaagtacactacaagaaaacaatcaatacaattaagcacattgctttttcacaagggtaggcTTGAAATCTCATTGATTCAGATTCAGCATTAAGTGCTTTTACACTGCTTGTAGCCTATGACAAAGCACACTctgaaaatcacacacacagctaGATGATTGCTTAAGAACCAGAGCACTCACTGCTGCAGAGAAAGAGTTATCACAGGCAAGGTTTTTTTATGAGGGTCAAATTGTATTGCCGATGCAAACAGGCAGTAAATTCTATGCTAATATATAAACGAACAGCCTGAAGCCAGTGATGTTCAAATAAAGATTCTACATGATTCAattcatgaaaacatttagcCAGCAGCTGCTTCCTACAAGTTATTACCACTGATCAAATTCTGGAGGTTTATAATAAGCTGCTTCCTCAGGCACAACCCCTGCCTTCATCAGTTTTCTCCAAACCCTGGAAGTCATACAGCTACCTGCTGCGGTTTCCTCTAAAGCTTCAAACAAACGGGTAGACAGATGAATTTAAATACAACTCATGAGTATAGCTGCTGGGGGTGTGGCTTAAAGAACATCTGATGACGCTGAGCAGCTACTGTGATGATTGCACTGATGACATCATAGAGAGCAGGAGATCAAACTCTCCCTTTCGGCAAAAGTGCAACAACACAAAGCTTTCCTCTATCACACACAGAACATAGTAAGGGTTAAGGTATCAGAAGATATAAAAGCCTCATCTATCATTAAGTTCCCTTCTTAACCCCCTTGGGGGAAGCAGTGGGCTCTATCATTCCTGCACATTCATCTGTGTGTCCGTCCTCTAAAAGTTCCCCCAGGAAACCGCTCTTCCCGTCCTTGCATGGCTCACACAAATACACCCTGTCAGCAGCTCTCACTGTCCATGTGCTAGAGGCCTGAACCCCAACTGCAACGTTCCCAACGAGAGAGAAAAACGTATGTGTGGAAGAAAGAGACTGctggaaagagtgtgtgtgtttgtctagcTGAATTATGCCCCATGGTTTCTGTACAACTGTCAGACTCAGATACAATGTTCCAGACCATTTTCGCGGCTAGATCTACAGTGATCACACCAACAACTTGACATTACAAATCAGTTATTTACAGCCATGAATGGCATGTTTAGTGGGGGTCACAAATCTCCCACTAATGCACACACTTCCAAGCATTCAGTACATATCCATTCAAATCTTGTATGTCAGCTGCTTGTCCTTTAAGAAATGCACAAACGCCAGCAGCAGTTCAGCAAAACGGTTACATGAGTAATGTCACTTTTCATTGAGGGAAATGCAGAGTGTGTGTCTTTagggaaaatgaaaagtttgagCATAAGACAAAGACTTAACATCACAAATAGGAAGAGAAGTGATGAGGGTTAGGGTCAAAGTTTGGCTGGTTAGAATGACCCTTCTGGTAGATGGCGTAAGTAAACCATCTGGACACAAAAAGTATCTCTCCACAGATCACTGCAGGAATCCTAAAAACCTGAAAACAAGTCAGCATTTTTGAActttaataaatttttacattttaaatgacaaatattgcttttagtcgctttggataacagcgcttgctaaatgcataaatgtaaatgagtttttggttaaatgcctgataTAAGGTCTGTGGTGAGTAAAAggtcaatatttttttatcttttatttttacgACATCAAATGCATTAGTATTCTTCCACTCACACGTTTTTAAAAAGGCCGCttttaacaagttgctaaatgggactataGAGCTTAGACATTAATTTCACCAGTCCACTTTTACAGcctcatttgtttttatattcttgctcttgcaaattattataattaaaaatttgcatCTTGTTTATTATAAAGTTTGAAAGAGCTGTCAGGGGCTTAGTAGTGGTGATGTTGATGTCATGGGCTGTGATGTAGTTCaactgtatttaggcttcaacTTTCATAAAAATTGTGTTCAAAACATGAAAGAATCAAAcgtttgttggtcacagagcttttttttttctgcaataatctAAAAGCTCATGTAAAAACCCTATAAGCTTTTTGTGTGATGGCAACTTTTGGGTTGGCCTGCGAAATTATGTAATTTCTGCAGTCagccattaaataaaacattattagtgTCTTCTGATGAACTCTGACTGACTGAAACACAAACGCCTACATAAAAATGACTCTCTATTAGAAAGCACTggagcaggaaaaaaaacaacaatgagcAAAGCATACAAATCACCCTTTCAAAGTAATTTCTTCAATACTACAATCACACAGCAAGAACATCACACTCACAATATCTATAACTTACTTGTCACTTTCCACTCCAACCCTTTCTACTTAAATGGAGAGTCACAAACAGGGATTTTTATGGCCTCTCAAGTACACCTGTAATTTTAGCCCTTCAGTGGATTATACATCCCAAACAGCACCAGTAAGAAGGTGAATGAGAGAGAAGTGTGttccaaaacagaaaaatacagacaTACCTGCCCAACTAGGAAGAGATGTATCAAGCAGTCAGTAAGTGATGCATTTCTCTCAGGCTGAAATACAAGCAGTACTCCAAAAGTTCTCTGAAGGTGAGTTTAAATTTTAATGGATACACTCTGCACTCTAAAACCTGAGTGTATCCATTTAAGAACATATCAAGGAAATATATGACAGGAAGGACAAAGTGGTTAAACACACAACATGAAACAATGTCACAACCCATTTACTGTCATAATCTGACATATTTTAGAGTGAAACGGAATACgcaatgagagaaaaaaagtgtgggAGTGAGGATTTTATCCTTTGGTATCAACTGGATATTGAAAAATGGGCATTCCATATGAAAGAGAAGGGTTGTAAAACAAGGTGATTTCGATAGTCAAAGATTATGTTTTGATGAAAGagtccaaatacatttttttccctcaaaatgtAAGATCTGGACTGCCCCATTAacttgaagataaaaaaaaagtttatgttgtGTTCTACCTTACATTTCTTCACATTTACACTAACGGTCAAAATTTTGGGgccagtatgattttttttttctttcaagaaattaataattttatgaatCAAGGATGCACTAAAATGGTCAAAAGTCACAGTAACACTtagaattttgaaaatattaatgtagcacagctgttttcaacattaataataataataataagataaagaAGTGATTCTTGATCACCAAATAagaagcatattagaatggtttctgaaagattatgtgacactgaaaactggcgtaatgactgctgaaaattcagctttgccatgatcaggaattacatttgaaaatctattaaaatagaaaatggcttCAAAAATCTTaacgaccccaaacatttgaactgtagtaAATGTGTTGTGTGCTGCTAGCACAGGATCATACACTGCAAGGGGTCTGTACTGGAATTGCTAAGTTTCTCTGTGGTCCTTGTAGTAAATGAACTATGAGTTGCTCTGAAAAAAAATCCTGCTAAATAATGAATAACTTATTTTCTAAAATGACAGGTGGTTTCAGTGATATCACTCATCCTAGATGATTATTTTGTGACTAATGGCAGCTTCTCATTTTCATAACTCTCAAGGATATGGGATAATTTccaataaaaatctattttattaaattataaaacagacatCAAACCCCATGAGAGGGGTTGGACAGacagcgagtgtgtgtgagagagaattgATTGGTGTGTTCAGCACTATTCTTTATGTGTGTCAGCACAAGAGGGTGTTTGTGTCACAGTGAAGGCCTGGCCTCCctcctcatcatcctcttcctctaaATTGCCCATTACTGCAGCACTAAGAACCTGCAGGTGCCCCCAGCAGACCTGAGAGAGAAGCAGGATTGAGGAGAGTCAAGTGCGAAAGAACATTaagtagacattaaaaaaaaaataatcaatgtaTGAATGAACAAAGTATATTATTAAAGATATTACAAGattataaatatgaatgcataTCATGGGCAAACTAACTGCTGATTTCATAAGTGAGTGTCAGTGTATGCTTACTTTCAGGTGTTGAAGGATTGCTGCTCTCTGACTGAGGATGATGCTTTTGTTTCAGGGCCTCGGTTGTCTGAATTGCTGATCTTCTGATTGTCTTATATTCATTCATCAAACCCTGTTCCTGAACCactgcctgcacacacacaaaacaatagaAAGTACAGAGAaacagatctaaaaaaaaaactcaccaagcacattttaaaaagaacttgctaaataataatttgcatctTTGTTATCCTCATAAAGTAGCACAAATCACCCATTCGAATATTTTAAACTGGTTTCAACTGAAATTCATATACTCACACCTCATGTCACTCAgatctgtttttttccccagcaAAATTAGTTCTGAAATTAGCTGGAAATATTCAGATTATAAAATTAAAGCTTCAAGTTTGattataaaagttgtaattttatAACAACCTAAATCCAGCCTAATTTAcagtataattcattaaaaaaagtaccAGTAACAAAAgatgcagttattttaaactttctattcataaaagcatcctgcaaaaatattaaacagcacaacattttcaacattgatagtactTAGATATGTTTCTTCGGcaaccaaatcatcatattagaataatttctgaaggatcacaagaataaagactgaagtaatggctgctgaaaattcagctttggcatcaggaataaattacattttaaaatacattccaataaaatttttttaaattactataatgtttcacaattcaactgtttatatactgtattttttatcaaataaatgcagcttgattcacataaaaattattaaaaatacaaatcaataaaatatgcCACTTGATTCAAAATTCAGTTATGTTAAATACTGCatgtctaaaattaaaattctcaaaattctacatttataaaaatacattgtaaaataaatgaaataaaaagttttatactacaagttaataaagtttttttttttcccttttttttttcttggtgagATGTGAGAGGTTGTGTCCTATGTCACTAAGGCCACCAAATGAGCCAGGACTGCGCAGACACTTTAAAAAATCCATACcattacatttgtatttgtatgtcaAGTATGTATACCTGCTTTTGTGTGCTCTCTCCTTGCTGAGTTGAGTTGAGCCTCCATGTCCCTGAGCTTCTCTGCACACACGTTCTCAAATACTGATACCTTTTGTAAAACTACACAAACATCCACAATCAGCTTTTACCTCTTCAAAAATAAGCAACTGTACTCCACAACCTGAGCAAATATTAGATGGATACACAGAAGCTTCAGCAGTGCATGATTTTGCCTGGAGCAATTGATGTAAGCAGTATTTACCATGTGTTTCACAGTGTTAATAGACTATTAGCAATGAGAATGAAAGAATAAGATGGAATTGAAGTGTGAAGTAAATACACAATGCTTTGTGTGGGGACGGGAAATTGCAGTTACTCCACACATTGTTCTTCGTGCACCTGAGTCACACTGCTGCTACAGTCTCTGGTTCTCAGCATGGAGCTTCACAATGGTCCCCTCATTCTCTTCACATTGTCTCTGCATCTCCATTCGGCTCGATTCTGATGCCTCCAATTCCTCCCTGCTTTGTTACAGAGCTTACTTCAAGTGTAccagctctctctctcctgcagtgTGCAACAGTGTGCAACTCTCTTTACAATCTCCAGCAGACACTGAGATTGAGGTTTGTGTACATACGCTGCTGCTGTAGTTCCAGTGTGCATTTGAGCTCCTGTGTGAGTTTGTCCCTCTCTGCATTCAACAACACCACCTCTGCCTGAAGACTCTTAATAAAGCTACATCACAAAGAGGAGATAAtggaatggaatactagcatactgctTATTATACACAAATAACttgaactacaaaaaaaaaaaaaaaaaaaagtgtatgtgaAGCTGTACACATTATTAACATTCCAAACAGTTTTGTACTACAAATTTGTAACATCATCTCTTTCCCTGTATGTCCaatcttgttaaaaaaaacacacaaaaaaaaaacaccacaactgcttttttttgttttttttttgtttacatccatctATTTTACAAACAGCTATTTTTAATCCAACATTATGTCTTCTTTTAACAGAGCAATCAATTAAAGTTTCAAGAAAAAGATAAAGACAAGGAAGGCTGATGAGGCTTATATGTCACACTGGAAATGAAAggtaatattcataataataatatttattaatattacttttattataaagaaaatagGGCGGTCGCAGTGAAGAAACACACTACCTGGGTAATTAAGCTAATGTTTTACTTCATAGAGAACAATGGCATTAATTCAATGCTTTGAACAACGCTGACACCAGTCGAGGGAAATCCACTTAAATGCTGAAAGGATACTACGACAAAGACATTGCGTTCATCTTCTGACAACTGATGGCAAACttattttttccacaaatatatatagACTTAACCTGAAGGACAGACGCAGGTAATTGCGCATGCTCAGacgatctctctctctttccgttTAGTGCCAATCTACGGAACCCATGTACAAATCATAATAGTACACTTAATTCGTCTTAATgccgtaaaaaaaaaagccagtctttaatttattcctgtgattctgTAACTCTCTGACAATGCTGGCTCTGGAGATCTTGCAGCTTTCTTGGTTCTCCAAAGAGCTTCTTTCCTCAACAGCAGACCTGCAGACAAACAACCCatgtatataaaagtaaaaacccACTTGCATACACTTGCACACAGATGACACTCTCACCATGTACTGTGTCCAGACGTTTGGCAGCAAAGGCGAGTCTCTGATTCAGCTGACTTACACTGGACTGAACCGCTTCCATCTGACCTGCCTTCATTTCTACGGCTGACATCACCCTGATgatagagacacagaggagaaagataacacacagagagagacagatgtttATGGATGAGCTGGCTTCAGGGCTTTGGTCAGAGGAACAGTCAGCTTTAATCTAATCATGACAGTCATGTTGCTGTTTACTAAACCTGTTtaatccaaagagacttacagaACACTAACAGATTCAAGGCCTGGTGATTGTGGGTGCTACCTGTGTGCCGTTTCACCGATATCATTCAGTGATCCCTCTGTGCTTTTATTGCACTCTTTCAGCTGAGCACTCTCCTGTAGAGCACTGTCCAACTGCTGCTGTActccctgaacacacacacacaaagcaatctGATGGGctgtcagaaacacacacttGCCTGCAGGCGCTACAGAAGAAGAGTTTCAGTGCTGTCACCATGTAACACAGCTGATCGGCTGGACAGCTGCTCTGAATGTGGCGAGTAATCACGGATGAACAATGTGATGTTAAAACAGCGGATCTTCTATGAGTCATCGCTGTACAAGCTTAAACCTCACTAAGCTCAATCACACCTGTTTAggctaaaaatgaaaagaaaagtaaagaacGAGTGCGAACAGGATGGGCTCATAAGGCTTGGAGAGTAAGTGCAAAAGTTAATCATGCGAATATCAATGAGCTACACTTTTAATGAGTAACCACTTAAATTTCAGTCAGTTTATCACGCACATCTGTCATATCACCTGAAAGACCTGTTATATAATAAACCCTTCATCACAGCATGTCTGGTTAGTACATGTAAAGCGCTATAAAAATGTATATCGAGTAAAGAAGCTCAATATGAATGACAGAAGAACATCTGGCATCTGTGCAGACTTTATCCATTATCAATAAGAGGAATTTCATTCTAATGGAAGGACCACAAAGACCTACACTAACTGACCCCACGACCAGACTTGACCTCAACCTGTGTGTATGTGCACACGTGCATGTCTGCATACGTGTACATGCTGTAACTCCAATTGAGCCGTTTTGTCCTCTAGTTGGTGCTGAAAGACACTGTTCTGCGACTGCAAACACTCTACTTGCTGCTGTAGAGTGGAAAcctacacacatacaaatatattattcatacaGAAAATGTATTATCTTCAGATTTAAACACTAAACATTAAGTAAACACTCACAACTCAAAAAACGTCTACTTTGACTATCGTGATGGTAGAACATAAACAGATGTATAATCTAACATGGAAAACAGaccattttttgttaatttgattgTAATAACAGTCAAAATTGTACAGactgaaactttattttaattaagtgatTCAAGTAACTgacacactgccattcaaaagtttagggtttagcattttttttatgcttttgaaagacaTCTGTTATcatcaccaaggctacatttgttttattaaaaatacaacagaaacatattatgaaatataacttaaaatgattgttttctattttaatatattttaaaatcaaatttattactatgagagcaaagctgaattttcatcagccattagtCTAGTTCTCAGtatcacatgatacttcagaaatcattctaatgttgattttgtgctcaagaaatttttatttctaatgtttaaaaaacaattgtgctgcttaatatttttgtggaaactgatatggatgtttttttaatgttgtttttgttattattttttttttatttgttatgtatgtttttttccaggatttatgaatatatatatatccctttagatcaaatatatatatgcatatttatgtatgtgaACAAAAGTAAAAACTGTGTGTGATAACGAATAATAAATCCCTGTTTTGATCAAAGTAATGTAAATGAAGAACTGTTTGGTAAGTAGTGTATGTTGTTGTTTGGGTAGtagtattacttaaaaaaaattactttatacaTTTCAGgggtcaaataaaaatacaaattactgaCCAGTGGTTAGCAATGTTTATCTTTGATAGTACactatgcatgtgtgtgagaatACGTTTACATTACCATGTTGTGTAGTTGGGTTTTCTCCATGTGAAGTTCTAAATCTCTAGTCTGCAGTTTAACAAGCAGCATGAAGACCTTTTGTCTACAAACACTCAAAATCTGCCCAGCTTTACTGCCAGAATACAACGGGTCAGTCTGCACCTACACAAATAGTAAAGTACCACTAAATCTACTAATGAATTCATATCAGTCAAACTGCATTTTGGTCACTTATTTGCAATCGCTACATATGTATGTCTACGTGTGTGTAATCTTATCTGTTCATCTAGCTCTTTCTCTTGAATGGCCAAAATGTCATTGGCTGCGTTCACTCGAACATTTAGCAGCTGGACTGATAGTGACAGGgcttccttctctttctctaaatgctatatacacatatttgtaaaataattacatgCATACAGtcacaagaaaaatattaattcaaaggACCATAACTGATGCACTGATGGCAATTCAGTGGACTATGTGTTTACACACCTGTATCTGTCGTCTAagctcttcctcttcttttttctctGTGATGTTGCTGCCAATGTATGTGTGCAGTTTCTGCACACACTCAGACTGTTCCATCAATGAGCTGTTCAGGACACTGCACAAATACAAATCATGTGACATCACATTCACAGATCTGGAAGTataagcaaaaaaatgtttttttttgtatactcaCCTCAGCTGATTTTTCAGCTCATCTCTCTCAGATAACACTTCTTGTATTTGGGTTCTCATTAAGGTTACTTCCTGTGCAGCATCGGTCATCACATTCTGATATTCAAAGTGGttaaaaaatttgataaaaaaatatatcatatagaccaggggttctcaactctggccctcgaggtccactttcctgcagagtttagctccaaccttaatcaaacacacctgaacaagatAATCAAGTTCTTCAGGATTACTGGAGTGACTGGAAGGcaagtttgatcaaggttggagctaaactctgcaggaaactggacctcgagggccagagttgagaacccctgataTAGACCATTACACTTAATTTGAGACTGAAGTCATACTGTATCTACCATGGCAAACAAAAACTCTTGTGTACAATAGTATTTGGACACTGTATTGTGAAGTGGAAGAGATtatcaaaaaaggaaaaacgtgCACTATGTAAGATTTTTtggttaaaagttaaaaacaaaataattactgagcaagcatataaaaataatcagTGTTCAAAACTGTCTCCTTGTCTTACCATGTCATATAATACTCATATAAAAATGATGTTGGGGTGGATTTCATCGGACATGTTAGATTTATGCCATTTGTCTGCACATTAGTAATGAGCATTTTATCACCACAATAGACCATTTAAAAAGGCAACCATCTGAGGTACTGTATCATCCATTGTCGAAACACAGAAACTTCGTTCAGAGAATTGGAAACCAAATATTGCCACTCTATTGTCAATTATGCCTTACCTGTGTCTCTAGTTTTTGTTGCATTCTCCTCATCTGTAATTCAAACTCTCTTTTTAGGGTTGAAAGCTAGACACACAGATTcaggctgcatttaaaaaaaagcatttctgaCCCTAAAATACACATTCTACACCTGTTCTGAATAATGAAGGAATAAAGTGAAAGTGTATTTACCTAGTCTTGGCTCATACACAGTTCAGTCTTGCAACTCTTCAGCTCACTGTGTAATTCATCTCGCTCTATACActgtctgcaaacacacacacacacacctttcagCTCACATTCACAGTGAAAGTAACATTTCAGTCAGTGTGAGTGTTTGTACCTGTTTATTTGGTTTTGCTGATCTCTGATCTGCTCTCTCAAACACTCTACTCCTCCTTCCAGACGCTCCATCTCGGCTCTCATCATTTTCTTGTCTTCTCTTAACCTCTCCACCTCTTGCAGCAGGGGCTCTGAGCTGCTCCTCTCATCTTCTGGCAACCTGACAGAGAGAGGGATAATTTTATAAACAGACCACTAAAATCACTGGTCTTTTCAGGAGCAGTACTGATGTGTTTGTATACCTGTGGTCAGAGTGCTGATGTAATATTTTCTCGCTCTGGTTTTTGTGATGGACGGGCTGCCATGCTTCCACTGAAGCAGGCTTGGTCCAGCCTAACCCCTCCTCAGTGAATTTAGAAGGGGGCGGAGCTCCGAAGAGTGAAGACTGTGGCAGCGCTTGGGTGGGCGTGGTCTGTGAAGCTGTGCGGGCCAGAGGACCACCAGTAAACTGAGCAGGTGTCATCAGAGTAGGAGTGGGGTCACAGACAGATGCTtgaagacagacagactgacgttaatgtaatgaaaaaagaccgaaataaacacaaaaccacagaAATAAAGGCAGGACCTTCAAATCTCTATTCTGAGTGTGTGTCCCCTGAGCATCTGGACATTACAGATGCCTCACATACAATACAATTTAACAGTACTGCTCGTTATCTtctatgttgttattatttttaaaaaaccctttaGATTTCCTCCAGTTCACTTTTAGAAGTACAACTAGTACATGAAGTCTGAGTTCGAGAAATATAAACTGCAActaagacaatatacaagaacttaaatgctgtttaaatggTGTTAGATTAAATCTATTACAGTGCAGAGCTATCAGTTTGACATATCAACAACCCTGTAATGCACATCAATAATactttatttgatattttgatacaataaataaatagtaatactatgaatattaactgacatttatataaaatcacTAGCTCGTTTATGTTTGCCAATTTTGTTTTGTCAGTCTTTATTCGGTTTATTCTGTTTGTTTAACTTACCTCCATCGGGAGCTTTCATGAAGTCCGCCGGCGCGTTTCCACAAATCCATAAGAACTAAAAGCCCAGTCTTACAAAAGCGGTCTAAAATGTTTGAGTTGTAATGTTTTCATGAATATTTCACGTCATAGTTTTAGAAAGTGCGTGTCCTCCCCGCCGTTGATTTCAAAGTTGCGCGTGCAGTTGTCATGGCAGAGATTTCCGGTCGATGCGAGACACTACAGCGCCCCTTGCAGTTTCTATTGAACAACTAAATACCGagtgtcaaactcagtttctgGAGGTCCTTCAAGCGTATTTggaaactacatggtatgtgtttTGGAgtagggttggaacaaaactctgcagggctccaggaATTGCGTCAACTTACTGATAAACTCAAATGATTTGAATCATTGTCTTTAACTTGCTTGTCAAGTCTTGCTGTGTACATGTGAAATATCTGCTGAGGAGCTCAGTGTGAACCTTAATGTTTATTTCTGAGACCTGCCCAGTCATGTTTTAAACTAAGgttaaagacaaacatttttacatcCAGAGCATCCAACATTATTCttatgttctaaaaaaaaaaaaagattcatatgTATGGAAACAACTAACCCTTCATGTTTAGTAGAAGTTTGTTGTGCTGCATATATCCAGACCTATTGCACGGTTTAGCACTGATCTCTGTCATTTGTTCTGGGTGGATGTGTTTGTTCCGTCATTGATTCTTTGTGTgaataaagctttgattatgccACCGTAGAACATTGACTTTCTTGTTCATGACCCAGAAAATATCACGGTTGCATTCATGGTTCATAGGAACAGATCATCGATGAAGCAACAGTGATTTTGTaggacaaatgtttttttttttgtttgtttatttatttatttatttaaatctatgacaaatataaagacaaaaaaataaattttgagttCCAGCATTCTCCCATAAAGcaactaaataaaatgttgaaatattgtattatttgtattttagtaaaatgtgcaGCAGCTGATTTAAACAGCAAGGCTAAAGATTAGgaaggtttgtttttgtttatatatatatatatatatatatatatatatatataatgtaatataattatatataaatgtaaacgtAGTAAATGAAACAACTGAGGTCTtgtaaatagaataaaaacatctTGGTTTTTATGTACAGtccaatacattaaaatacataaactcaCACACTTTTGGAAATAAGGTGACATTGCAGGACcgtaaattaaaatcaaaatgggaaaaaattaCCTGCTAtgtgtaaaacacaaaaaaagttacttCCTTTCCAATCGTGAACCAAAGCTCCATGCAGAAATGCATTTACCGGGCATAAAATCACCATGGTTACATTTATCAAGATTTCTCACCACAAAGACAATCATCATAATT encodes:
- the LOC109084590 gene encoding coiled-coil alpha-helical rod protein 1-like; translated protein: MLDALDFLWICGNAPADFMKAPDGASVCDPTPTLMTPAQFTGGPLARTASQTTPTQALPQSSLFGAPPPSKFTEEGLGWTKPASVEAWQPVHHKNQSEKILHQHSDHRLPEDERSSSEPLLQEVERLREDKKMMRAEMERLEGGVECLREQIRDQQNQINRQCIERDELHSELKSCKTELCMSQNVMTDAAQEVTLMRTQIQEVLSERDELKNQLSVLNSSLMEQSECVQKLHTYIGSNITEKKEEEELRRQIQHLEKEKEALSLSVQLLNVRVNAANDILAIQEKELDEQVQTDPLYSGSKAGQILSVCRQKVFMLLVKLQTRDLELHMEKTQLHNMVSTLQQQVECLQSQNSVFQHQLEDKTAQLELQHVHIALCVCVQGVQQQLDSALQESAQLKECNKSTEGSLNDIGETAHRVMSAVEMKAGQMEAVQSSVSQLNQRLAFAAKRLDTVHGLLLRKEALWRTKKAARSPEPALSESFIKSLQAEVVLLNAERDKLTQELKCTLELQQQRMYTNLNLSVCWRL